Proteins co-encoded in one Uloborus diversus isolate 005 chromosome 9, Udiv.v.3.1, whole genome shotgun sequence genomic window:
- the LOC129229354 gene encoding PRELI domain-containing protein 1, mitochondrial-like translates to MKFFEGENIFQYSWFQVAQAFWFRYPNPFSKHVQTEDVLYRKVESGILHTKRLLTKSVRVSYFGYNIAIKNEPILEESFIDPENRIIKTCTWNIGTAVARVKEECYYKPKEEKQTVIERKAWIASSKYYFPGIIERYMIRRFQKNVQKTCKGLEYVLTNMYPPPMTESKSSFLDKDKLCEKARKAKNIATSGAVPIFAAYADKQS, encoded by the coding sequence atgaaattcttTGAAGGTGAAAACATATTTCAGTACTCATGGTTTCAAGTTGCTCAGGCTTTCTGGTTCCGCTACCCCAACCCATTTAGCAAACATGTTCAAACTGAAGATGTCCTTTATCGAAAAGTTGAAAGCGGAATATTGCATACCAAGCGTCTACTAACGAAATCGGTTCGTGTATCATATTTTGGATATAATATCGCCATAAAAAATGAACCCATTCTCGAAGAATCGTTTATCGATCCCGAAAATCGAATAATAAAAACTTGTACGTGGAACATTGGTACAGCTGTTGCAAGAGTTAAAGAAGAATGCTATTATAAGCCAAAAGAAGAGAAACAAACTGTTATCGAGCGAAAAGCATGGATTGCGTCATCGAAGTACTATTTTCCGGGTATTATTGAAAGGTACATGATTCGAAGATTCCAAAAAAATGTTCAGAAGACTTGCAAAGGACTGGAATATGTCTTGACAAATATGTATCCACCTCCAATGACCGAAAGCAAATCTAGTTTTCTCGACAAAGATAAGCTTTGCGAAAAAGCTAGGAAAGCTAAAAATATTGCTACGTCCGGCGCTGTGCCAATATTTGCAGCTTATGCTGATAAACAGAGTTGA